One stretch of Pigmentiphaga aceris DNA includes these proteins:
- a CDS encoding ribose-phosphate pyrophosphokinase produces MAQENFMIFTGTANPRLAADVASHLGLPLGKMTVGKFSDGEIMVEINENVRGKDVFVLQPTCVPTNDNLMEIMVMVDALRRASAGRITAALPYFGYARQDRRPRSARVAISAKVVANMLQVVGVDRVMTMDLHADQIQGFFDIPVDNIYAAPILLGDIWKRSLENLMVVSPDVGGVVRARALAKRLEVDLAIIDKRRPKANVSEVMNIIGDVEGRTCIIMDDMVDTAGTLCKAAQVLKQRGALAVYAYCTHAVLSGSAISRIVESDLDELVVTDTIPLSDAARNCGRIRQLSCAALIGETMLRISRADSVSSLFVE; encoded by the coding sequence ATGGCGCAAGAAAACTTCATGATCTTCACCGGGACGGCCAATCCCCGGTTGGCTGCAGATGTTGCCAGCCACCTTGGCCTGCCCCTCGGGAAGATGACTGTCGGCAAGTTCTCCGACGGCGAAATCATGGTCGAAATCAACGAAAACGTCCGCGGTAAAGACGTTTTCGTGCTGCAACCGACCTGTGTCCCGACCAACGATAACCTCATGGAAATCATGGTCATGGTCGACGCGCTTCGCCGCGCATCGGCCGGACGCATCACCGCTGCGCTGCCGTACTTCGGCTACGCGCGCCAGGATCGTCGCCCGCGCTCGGCGCGCGTCGCGATCTCGGCCAAGGTGGTGGCCAACATGCTTCAAGTGGTTGGCGTCGATCGTGTCATGACGATGGACCTGCACGCCGACCAGATCCAAGGCTTCTTCGACATCCCCGTCGACAACATCTATGCCGCCCCGATTCTGTTGGGCGACATCTGGAAGCGCAGCCTCGAAAATCTGATGGTTGTGTCGCCGGACGTCGGTGGTGTGGTGCGTGCGCGGGCCCTGGCCAAGCGCCTGGAAGTCGACCTGGCGATCATCGACAAGCGTCGGCCCAAGGCCAACGTGTCGGAAGTCATGAACATCATCGGTGATGTCGAAGGTCGTACCTGCATCATCATGGATGACATGGTCGACACCGCCGGAACGCTGTGCAAGGCTGCCCAAGTCCTGAAGCAACGTGGTGCACTCGCGGTCTACGCGTATTGCACTCACGCGGTGCTGTCGGGCTCGGCAATTTCGCGCATCGTCGAATCGGACCTGGATGAGCTGGTCGTCACCGACACCATCCCGCTGTCCGACGCAGCACGCAACTGCGGTCGCATCCGCCAGCTGTCGTGCGCTGCACTGATCGGCGAAACCATGCTGCGCATCTCGCGCGCGGACTCGGTCAGCTCGCTGTTCGTTGAATAA
- a CDS encoding 50S ribosomal protein L25/general stress protein Ctc, with product MTTVIATERSVQGSSASRRLRRAGRVPAVVYGVGTQAASIELDHNSIYHALRKEEFHSSILDLDVAGKVEKVLLRAVQWHPYKQQVLHVDFQRVNEKQSIHVKVPLHFINADVSPAVKLGNAIINHVLNELDINVLPADLPQFIEVDLSALEVGQSIHLSELKLPKGVTLPNHGNEEDPAVVTALAPLVSAEDEAEGAAE from the coding sequence ATGACCACCGTTATCGCCACCGAGCGCAGCGTACAGGGATCGAGTGCGAGCCGCCGCCTGCGCCGCGCAGGCCGCGTGCCCGCCGTCGTCTACGGCGTTGGCACCCAAGCCGCCAGCATCGAACTCGATCACAACTCGATCTACCACGCGCTGCGTAAAGAAGAGTTCCACTCGTCCATCCTCGACCTCGACGTCGCGGGCAAGGTCGAAAAAGTGCTGCTGCGTGCTGTGCAATGGCACCCCTACAAGCAACAAGTTCTGCACGTTGACTTCCAGCGCGTGAACGAAAAGCAATCGATCCACGTCAAGGTGCCGCTGCATTTCATCAACGCTGATGTCTCGCCGGCTGTGAAGCTGGGCAACGCCATCATCAACCACGTGCTGAACGAACTCGACATCAATGTGCTGCCGGCAGACCTGCCCCAGTTCATCGAAGTCGACCTGTCGGCTCTGGAAGTTGGCCAGTCGATCCACCTGTCGGAACTGAAGCTGCCGAAGGGCGTGACCCTGCCGAACCACGGCAACGAAGAAGATCCGGCTGTCGTGACGGCACTGGCTCCGCTGGTCTCGGCTGAAGACGAAGCCGAAGGCGCAGCAGAATAA
- the pth gene encoding aminoacyl-tRNA hydrolase has protein sequence MPLVSPIRLIVGLGNPGPEYERTRHNAGFWLLDQIAGDLKTSFSFEKAFFGNVAKARVDGEQIILLQPMTYMNRSGQAVGAVARFYKFNPEQVLVAHDELDLLPGQVKMKQGGGHAGHNGLKDIQAALGTPNFWRLRLGIGHPRTLNLAQPVADFVLHPPRREEQTPIDQTIDRCRVVIPFLLKGDVERATHSLHTANEK, from the coding sequence ATGCCTCTTGTCTCTCCCATTCGCCTGATCGTCGGCCTCGGCAATCCCGGGCCGGAATACGAACGCACGCGCCACAACGCCGGTTTCTGGCTGCTTGACCAGATTGCGGGCGATCTGAAAACCAGCTTCAGCTTCGAAAAAGCCTTCTTCGGCAACGTCGCCAAGGCACGTGTCGATGGCGAGCAGATCATCTTGCTCCAGCCCATGACCTACATGAACCGCTCAGGCCAAGCGGTGGGCGCGGTCGCAAGGTTCTACAAGTTCAATCCGGAACAGGTGCTGGTTGCCCACGACGAACTGGATCTGCTGCCGGGCCAGGTGAAGATGAAACAAGGCGGCGGGCATGCCGGCCACAACGGATTGAAAGATATTCAGGCCGCCTTGGGCACACCGAATTTCTGGCGGCTGCGTCTGGGTATCGGTCACCCGCGCACCTTGAACCTTGCGCAACCCGTGGCGGACTTTGTGCTGCACCCCCCACGTCGTGAAGAGCAGACACCCATCGATCAAACCATCGACCGCTGCCGCGTCGTCATTCCCTTCCTGCTGAAAGGCGATGTCGAACGCGCGACGCACTCGCTGCACACGGCCAACGAGAAATGA